The Bradyrhizobium sp. WBAH42 genome includes a window with the following:
- a CDS encoding VOC family protein — protein sequence MPKMIFVNLPVTDLKRATAFYEAVGAVKNPQFSDDTASCMVFSETIFAMLLTHDKFRQFTPKPIADARTSNQVLFCLSADSRNEVDEIVGKAEAAGGVADPGPKDEYSFMYGRSFEDPDGHMWGVNWMDLAAAPLQPDLANA from the coding sequence ATGCCCAAGATGATCTTCGTCAACCTGCCGGTGACCGACCTCAAGCGCGCGACCGCCTTCTACGAGGCCGTCGGCGCGGTCAAGAACCCGCAATTCAGCGACGACACCGCGAGCTGCATGGTCTTTTCCGAGACCATCTTCGCCATGCTGCTGACCCACGACAAATTCCGCCAGTTCACGCCGAAGCCGATCGCGGACGCCAGGACCTCGAACCAGGTGCTGTTTTGCCTGTCCGCGGACAGCCGCAACGAGGTCGACGAGATCGTCGGCAAGGCGGAGGCGGCGGGCGGGGTGGCCGATCCCGGCCCGAAGGACGAATACAGCTTCATGTACGGCCGCAGCTTCGAGGATCCGGACGGGCACATGTGGGGCGTGAACTGGATGGATCTTGCGGCCGCCCCTCTGCAGCCCGACTTGGCGAACGCCTGA